The DNA segment CGTTAAGGATGCAACTCAGGAGAGGCGCTTTGAAGGTTGGGGCAGAATTGAACGGGTTGGGAGGAGTGGCAGGGAGTGTGTCTCACATCCCTGTGCCCTTGGTGTCCTCTGACAGACTTCCAGCCTTCAGTACCTGCGGTTCTTTACCCGAGTGTTTTCTGTGGCCCCTAACACCCACCTTTCCTGCTCTGACAAGCCACCAGTGACAGGGAGTTAGGCAGAGTTCTAGCCCTTGGCATTAACACTGAGGTATTATCtgtaccagctcccagagttcctGGTGAGATAAAGCCCGGCACCCACAGTGATAGCTCACTTCACGATGCATCCATTTCAGTGGGTCTCATTATTGCCACGAGCAATATCCACCTTAAACTGGGGCCCTACCTTAGCTCTTTGGTGAGATCTTATTTTTCATACAAGCAAACCCTTGactaaatggaaatatttaaacTTTCACCCTTTTCTCACTTATTACTACCTAAAATAGTTCTCATTGAATTTTATGCTATATAAGGAGAGATTGAGCTAAAAATGAAACattgttttagtctttttttttttttttttagaacctACAAGAATTCTCTTAAACTTGAATTTACCACCAAGAAACAGTTATGTGAAAGCAAAGTAGCTGACATCTTGTTTCAGGGTTTCTATTGAGTTAAAAAAAGATGGACTGTGCATCAGAAGTTTGAGCTGTTTCCTGGTCTGCCTCTAGATCCCTAAAATTCCAAAAGATTTTTATTGAACCCCGTATAGTCATTCTCATTCCAGGAATTTCTTACGTGCTGTGGAAATATGCTGCTGacaagtgctcagtcgtgtccgactctttgcaaccccatggactgttgccctccaggctcctctgtccatgggatttcccaggcaagaatactgcggtgggttgccatttccttctccaggggattttcccaagccagggattgaacccaggtctcctgcatctcctgcattggcagatggattctttgccactagtactACCTGGGAAACCTGCGGAAATGTGGACATTTACTTTCTGAGTGATGGATAGGACCGTGGCGGTCTCTCAAAAGCATAGACAGTAGCGGCAAGGGTTGCATTTGTGAGAGGCAGAAGGTTGAAGGGCTTGCCAGATAAACAAGCACTGTCTGGTGTGATGAGCTGATTTTGAGTtctagtcggacatgactgagcgacttcactttcacttttcactgtcatgcattggagaaggcaatggcaacccactccagtgttcttgcctggagaatcccagggacgggggagcctcatgggctgctgtctatggggtcgcacagagtcggacatgactgaagcaacttagcagcagcagcagcagtccagttTAAGAGCATTGTCATCTTGGTCtctttaaatgagaaagaaatggaatttctCTCTCTGAAGCTTTCTCACCAAAACTGCTGAAAGGATTTCCATTAAATTGGGCAGTTATGTTCTGAAGACTCAGACTTAAAAGCTATGGAATGTATGTAAAATTCACTTTGGTGACCTCTGGTGGTGAGAGAGCCCCATAGGACTGCCCATCTGTGGAGATGGCCATAATTATTTAGCACCTTGGACAGAGGAATTTAACATCCCCAGAAAGTCTCCAGGGCAGAAGCTTCATTGAGCTCCTTCTCATCTGGGCAGCTGTCCAGAGCAGGCTTCAGAATGACTACCAAGACAgtaaagtgactttttttttgtcCAGTGCTGGGTAGACCAGCTGGTAGATAACATGGAACTAACTTTGTCTTCCCCAgattgtgagaattaagtgaaatGAAGCAAGTATACTTAACTATTTTGTAAACTACAAATAGCTGcataaatattagttattattgagaactcaagtcgtgtctgactctttgcgaccccatggactgtagcctaccagactcctccctccatgggattctccaggcaagagtactggagtgggttgccgttttccttctccaggggttcttcccgacccagtgatcgaacctgggtctcccacattccaggcagatgctttaacctctgagccaccagagactcCATTATTGAGAACAGTATACAAATATTATAGGACTGATGTATAGGCTAAAATGCTTGAAGTTGATCTGATGGTTATATCAGCTAATACTTACAAACTCCTTAGTATATTTCAGGCCTTGTCCTATGTGTTTTACGTATATTCACTCATCAACTACTCTATGAGACAGGTCTTATTATTCTTTAGTATCTGTTTTAtaaggggttccctggtgactcagtggtggagaatccgtgtgccaatgcaggagacgtgggttccatccctgggtcgagaagatcccttggagaaggaaacagcaaccccctccaatattcttgcctgggaaaccccatggacagagcctggcaggctacagtccacaagaagttggacacaacttaacaagtTCATACAAATGACAGCAAGATCATACAATTCCAAACAGttgagccagaatttgaacccaagccATTAAGCTTCAGAGTCTACTCTGTTAACTATGATACTGTTCAGTCTTATTACAGTGATGACGCAGAGAAAGCTGATCTAGGTAAGAAAACAGGgcggattgggggcagggaatAACATGATGACATTGGATTTTAAGCAAATCGAGTCAGGCATAATTTAAGTCAGATTGGGGGAGGAGCATCAGGTGATAAGGGTCTGACCTTTGGTTGGGTCTGTCATCACACATATGACCTTATTAATGGCTGCTTACTTGTCTGGAACATTCTTAACTTCTATCTCATTTTAGTGGTCTTAAATCCTAACTCCCAAGAGGTCATCTATTTTGCCTTCCACATGGACGGAATTGGTATTAGTACTTAAGACGGCCTTGTAAAGGACAGTTGGACCTAGTTCCAGTAAGGTATGGgaaattttgtatttgttttcactTGGAGAGATGGTATATAagggggagaaggaaagaggagctCTCATGTGTTAAAAACTAGGTCTTGTGTCTTTAAGCTAGGTCTGGTAGCTGAAAATCAGAAAGATTTAGCCCTTTGGTATCTGAGAGAGTTTAATGGTTGTCTCTACCTGGGTAAGAGTTTCTTACATAGTTATGAAGATGAAGTGTATGAGATTGGAGAATCATTGTGTACATGGAGATGTCAGCAGTCTTCAAAGAGGGAAAGTGCTCACAATTCCCAGTTTCTTCTGGACCAGAATCCAAGCTGTAGATATTTCCATGAATAGACACTGGAGTGTAATTACTGAGTGTCACAGTATTCATGAAGACTAGATTCCAATTACCTTCTTCCTATAATTTGATTCcagttttcattgtttattcatGAAGTCGGTTTTCATTCGATTGTCATTTCTTTGTATCTCTCTGCCTCTAATGTGAAGTAAGAAAACAGAATCCTACTctgattttctttgatttttatcatTAACGTAGCTCATGAGGTCATGTAACAGATTTTGATCGtcagaaaaaaatctgttgtttatgTCATAAAATGTTGATGGTGCTCTGTCGCAGCTTCCACACTGGACCCCTGGAGCTCCCCGTTGACTCATCAACTCAGGTAGATGATGCATTCTGGTCAATTGAACACCATGCAGTGGTGTGAAGCCAGGCCATCTGCTATTACGTTTAATGTTTTAAGTACTAAGTTTGAAAAGTATACTTCCTATGTTATTGATATAACTATGTATATTGTATTTAACAACTGTATCACTTTTTAAGCTATGTAAGCTTTTTGAAATGCATTCATATATTTGAAACGGGGAACAAATTACTTCATAAGTGTTTGGTTCATAAATTCTTATTTTCCACTAAATGCAAATACATATTATACTGAAGcatttttttactttcaaaaatatcttgaaaatcTGCACTTTTTAATAGGGCTTTCTTGGAGCTAATacctttaggaaaaataaaattatgctaaGATGTATTACAGGAAGAACAACAGATTGTATTATTGTCTTGGAACAAAGCATTCTCATCTATTGGCCCTATATTAACAGGTGGTAAAGACAGTCTCTTACGTTTGGATTAGAAAAGCCATGAATGAAAAGGTTGCTGAGAGTTGGTAGCAATGATGGCGATGAGAAGAAATGatccatttcatttcattcttagaGAAAATCGGCTATGCTGgtagtgagagagagaaaagatgcaTCTAATTGTTTTGTGAATTCACTTGGGCGAATATCCAAGTCAATGTGGTATTTATGATGCTCTGATTTGTTGTTCAGCTCTTGTAATTTCAAAAGTGGAGGACATTTTTATGTTCAGCATATCCAATCTGCTATTCCCAtagtttttttgctttatttgaaTCGATAAATCACACTGACCCTCTGCATCTTTCAAAACAAGATTTTACAGTGTGTAGAGTTGAATGCCTtggccccagcctggcccctgctACTGAAGTACATTCTCATTCACTTTTAGTACATATCATCACAGGGGAAGACATGGATGGTAGTGCTAAAATTCTGGCAGTTTAACCAGAATGACTTTGTGGTTCCATCTTTTTTtcatcatatttcttttttttttttttctgaagcgtTTGTTAAACTGTTCCTTGAagggggtgtgggagggaggctgaggATAGGGACACGTTCATCTGTATGGTTACGTGTACCAGCGAACATGCATATCTGTATTTTAAGCAATAGAAATTTAAGCATGTGCTCAACGTCATTAGTCACTAGAGAAAAGCAAGTCGCACCCACTTAGGATGGCTGTAATAAAAAGGATGGATAAAAACAAGTGCTGTTGAGTATGTATGAGTGTGGAGAAATTGGAGCTCCTTACACTGAAGGGGAATGAAAAATGGcacaaaaatttggaaaacagtctagTAGTTCCTCAAAAGTTAAGCATAGAGTTAcggtgctaggtcacttcagtcgtgtctgactctgtgagatcctgtggactgttagaccaccagaatcctctgtccatgggatttttcagacagacaagaatcctggagtgggttgccataccctcctccagggaatcttcccaacccagggatcgaacccacatctcttaagtctgctgcaacagcaggcagattctttaccactagcgccacctggggagaaggcaatggcactgcactccagtactcttgcctggaaactcccatggatggaggagcctggtaggctgcagtccatggggtcgctaagagtgggacatgactgagcgacttcactttcacttttcactttcatgcattggggaaggaaatggcaacccactccagtgttcttgcctggagagtcccagggacgcgggagcctggtgggctgccatctatggtgtcgcacagagtcggacacgactggggcgacttagcagcagcagcagcaacgctacctgggaagccccagagttaaCTCAGCAATTCTCTTCCTAGATATATGTCCAAGAGAACTGGAAAGATATGTTTCTACAAAGAAATTGTacgtgaatgttcatagcagcagcatTCTTTATAGCCAAAAAAGTGGGagtaacccaaatgtccatcataaATGGATAAAACCGTGTGGTTTatctatataataaaatattgctgGATCATGAAAAGGAACTCTTAAGTACTGATACTTGATACAGTGTAGATGCACCTTGAAAGTagtgtgctaagtgaaagaagccagacacgaaAGGCCACATGCTGTATGATTctgtttgtatgaaatgttcagaataggcagATTCATAGAGGtgaaaagtagattagtggttgccaggtaCTGGGTAGGTGGAGGGTTGAGGAGGTAAGTGGAGAGAGTTTCATTTGAATGGaacaaaaatattctggaattagatggtggtggtgattgtaAAACCTTGTGAATATACACAGCCCACTGAGATGTGTAGTATAAGAGTAAAATTTATGGTGTGTGAATTAtagctcaatttttaaaaatcaatgcttAAGCATCTGGAAAGTCAGGCATTAGCAAAATATTCAACCTGAGTGATAGCGGGCCTCTGATAAATACTTGCGAAGTGACTTGGACAAACATACATTCttctctatgatttttttttttagaggataTGCTTAAATATGTATGGAACCTAAATGAAATTTTCCAAAGGCGTGAAAATAGTAATAATGACATATCATTATTCTACCTCAAATATGTATTGATAATCCTTTTATTGATTCTTAAAGAAAAATCTCACACAATTTTAAAAGGTCTCAGTGAATAATTTTAAGATCTGTTGCACTTCTAATGACATAGAAGGCTGTTTTCAGAATAGTGTTCGGTTACTCCTATTAGGACTGTAATTTCTTTCTTGTGGTATTAATTTGGTTACTATCAGATGCCAAATCGGGAATATAATTTGTAACTGGTATATATGTTTGCAGTTTAATAGCCTGAGTTCTTGAACATTTAAACTGAAATTTGAGATACAGTGTCACCATGGTAAATGGTGATGATGAAATATTTCTTGCTTTTGTAAGTAGAATTGAGAATCACTGTACttagtttcttttcccttttcataaAACTCCTTTCTTTCCCCTGTGAGACACGTTGGGTTCCCAGAttataaattcagtttcttttgtttgttctaACCACTCAGTTTTTCTTATTACGTacctgtttaatttttaatttctcattgaAAGTAAATGCGGCTAATTTTCCTATCAATATTTTAAGAGGTCTTCCATTTCTCTCTGTCACAGCCTTGATGTAGCGCTGTCTGGTGTGTATTACTACATAATTAAAATGCCATTATTTTATCAAATAGTTCTGGCAAAGCAACTtactaatacattttaaatggagCAGAAGTTTATTCCTGTAAAGTTGAGGTAAACGTTACAAACACTATTCAGGAACTGAAAGTATTAAGTGGAATAATATGTATAGTGCTGTGAGGAAGGCTGCtgcaattataagaaaaatacttAGGGATGAATGTATCATAGGTATTCAGACCTTGTCAGTCAGTCTCATTTATTGTATAAGGTAGAGATGTATTTAACATGCTAAATATTTTGATTCATTGGACAAACACTTACAACTTATATGACTATATGAGTCACTATGCTAGGCTCTGGGTATTCAGTGGTGGCTAAAACAGATAACTCTGCCCTCAGCATTTATGCTGTGACCGTGAAGTTCCTTGGGTGGAAGCACCTGAGTGGCTGGATCATAGCGGATAAGGCAGAGACTAGTGTgagatgcattggagaaggaaatggcaacccacttcagtgctcttgcctggagaatcccagggacgggagggcctggtgggcttccgtctgtggagtcgcacagagctggacacgactgaagtgacgcagcagcagcagcagtgtgtgatGAGCCCAGAGGGGCCGGCAGGGCACTGGTTATCATGAGCATGTAATTGTAGTCAAGAGTTTGGACTTCATCCAGCCTTTAACAATAAGCCTTCGATGGCTTACTGCAGGGTATTCCAACTTCAGTTTTATAAAGATTACTCTGAGCAGTGGTGGAAAGTGGTTGGTGGATATAAGAAGGAGAAGCAGAATTTGTTGTAATCCAGGCAAGCTATGATGGTGGTTTAGGTTAATGTAGTGGATCTAGGGGTAGAAAGAGGGAGATTGATAAAAAGTAGTTTGGAAGAATTAAAGTGTGGTGGTTGGGATTTGGGGATGAAGAGGAGAAAGTATGTGTTGAGGATGTTATCAGCATCTCCAACATGAATAGCTAGGTAGGTGGGGATCCTGTGTCCTGAGATCTGGAACGTGGCAGGAGGGCCAGACTTGGAAGGGACCTTCCAGTGTTCAGGTTGGAACATGCTGAGTGTGAGGGGAAGGAAGTGTTTATAATGTGAGGGCAGGGTTGGAGCAAGGGCCCAACCTGCTCTTCCTTGAGCTGGTATAACTGGTTATGGTCTGGGTACAGATTAGAATAAACAAGTCCCTTTCAAAACCAAGCACATTGCTCCAGTTTCCAGCTCATCAATCTCACTTCTGTGCTGTCTCccacagcttcagttcagtcgctcagttgggtccgatgCTTCGCAACCTCATgtactgtagcacgccaggcctccctgtccatcaccaactcccagagtttactcaaactcatgtccatcaagtcggtgatgctttccaaccatctcatcctctgttgtccccttctcctcctgccttcaatctttcccagcatcagggtcttttccaatgagcccattcttcgcatcagatggccagagtattggagtttcagcttcagcatcaatccttccagtgaatattcaggactgatttcctttaggatggactggttggatctccttgcagtccaaggacctctcaagagtcttctctaacaccacagttcaaaagcatcaattcttgggggctcagctttctttatagtccaactctcacatccgtacatgactactggaaaaaccacagctttgactagttggacctttgtagacaaagtgatgtctctgctttttacttgtTATTAAATAAATTAGTGATTGAAGGTATGGCTGAATAGTCATTCTGTGAGAGCAAGATATTGGACAGATTTTATTCTTCCTAGAAGGTTATGTCTCTGAAATCTGAGAAATAAAGGCTGTAAAATATAAAGTTGGGAACCATCCTGATAAAAAGAATTATAGAAACCATGAGAGTGGAATTCCATGAATATACGTAAAATAGAGTGTAAGGATGGAGGGAAACTGAAAAGCGAAGAAAGGGGGGTTGGAAGGAGTCAGGAGACCTACAGGAGAGCCCAGCAGCCCACGGGAGCAGGAGCAGCCATCAGTGGGGAGACAGGTGAGAAGCGAAGAGAAGAAGAAGGGGCTTTTGGGTCTGAGCAGAAGTCAAGCAAGTAGAACGTGAGCCTGGGTGCACAGCGTAAGAGAGGCTTGGGGGAATGCCGCTATCTTTTTGTTTGTACTCTTCATCTCTAGTGATTCCAGTTGAGaggaatttgcttttcttttatgtctttgcTCTTCTTAAGCAAAGACATAATTACTTTTGGTTTTCTGCTGAGCATATGCCTGGTATCATAGGACACTGTACTAATACTGAAGGGtttattttgtgatttcttttaagCCGGTTACTTAATGACCATGGCCATATTTTTCCATTACTCCCATTACAAGTAATGATGttcgatatatatatataactatttagGGGAATTGCAAACTTGTCACAATAGTTGGAGATTTGAAAATCAACATGAAGGTCAATGGGAAAAATATAGACTGTTTCTCCAAAATTATCTGGGAGCTTTTCAgttgaaattttattaaattctctAGTTTATGAGATTGCTACAAAGCTATAATGATAAGCCCTGGCAGTAAAGAAATTTGGGTGTTAATAATAGGGATACACATATGACacgcacatatatgtataattttttcttttgggtGTGATGTTAATAAGAATCCATATGGGGGGTGGGTTGGGAAGTACATTTGAGTCTTATTAGAATGCTGTCATTTGCGAAAGCTTTTTCTCTTAAGTGAGATTACTTTATTGTAATGAaaagttgttgttatttagttgctcagtcgtgtctaactcttcagcaaccagcctcctctgtccatggaattctctaggaaacAATACttcagtggattgccatttccctctccaggggatcttcctgacctagggatcaaatccacatctcctacgttggcaactggattctttacccttgagctacctgggaaaccccagtgAAAAAGTAGCTACCATTCAGCACCTACTTTGTTCTAGACGTGTTACAGTGATCCTGGGAAGGAGGTATTATTACTAATTTAAAGTGAACTAATTGAAGTTTAAGTAGTTTGCCCAGTGTCCCAGGTCTAGTAAATAGGAGAATCTAGCCGTTTTTTAAATCCAAAGCTATGCACTTTCCAGTGTGCTATCTGAATGAAATCTTTAGCATATCAGAGTGAGGTATGTATTTGATTGGAAGACAAGAAAGCTCAGAAAAAGGGAAATCAGGCAAATCAGAAAACCACTAGATGAGAACTTTTTCAGCATCCTTTCCCCTAATCTGCCTGTTTACCCATATCTATACCTGACATTTGTCTTCTTATTTGTTGTGGTGGACAAGGCTGTTCCTCTCAGGACTTGATTCCTTTTGTTTATCTCTTGCACCTTTAATCTGTGCCCCTTTTCTTTACTAGCTTCCTCCCAAAAGTATAACCCAGACTCTTTCCAAAGCAAAGTCCTTTGGTATTGTTTAgtcattgctgtgtaacaaacaacTCCAAAACTtagtgaaattaatttaaaatacttagtgggcttccctggtggttctgtggtaaagaatccacctgtcaatccaggagacatggatttgatccgtGGTCCAGGAGGAtcacacatgccacagagcagctaggcCCGAGCACTGCGATTACTGAGCCTgctctctggagcctgggagctgtgTCTCCTGAAGCCCGCACacactagagcctgtgctccgcaataagggaagccaccacactgAGTAGTGGGCACTGAAGgtagagagtagaccctgctcaccacaactagagaaaagcctgcacagcaaagaccaagcacagccaaaaataaacaaaaaaaaaaacccttgaaatATCTTATTATGGATAAAAGCTATCATTTGTTTAGCTCACTGTTTTGTGAGTCATCAAATTAGTCTGGGCTCAGCTGGATTTGTgttttagtagctcagtcatgtccgactctttgcgaccctatggactgtagcctgcaaggctcctctgtccatggggattctccaggcaagaagactggagtgggttgccatgccctcctccaggagatcgtcccaacccagagactgaacccaggtctccacgttgcaggtggattctttatcatctgagccaccagggaagcccaagaatactggtgtggatagcccttctccaggagattttcccaacccaggaatcaaactggggtctcctgcattgcaggtggattctttaccagctaagctaccagggaagcccccagttggATTAACTTATTCATTTTCGGTCAATTCAACAGGTCTGTTTCTGGGCTGGTCAGTGGCTGCGGCCATCAGGTGACTAGAGCACGTGTCTTCCGTCCTCCAGCAGGCTAGCCCGGACTTGTGTGCATGGTTACACAGGAGGGTTCCAAAAGAGAGCAGAAGTCTGCAAATCACCTTGAAGCCTAGATTCAGAACTAGTGTCCTCTGCTCTTCATTCTGTCAACCAAAGTAGGTCACAAGGTCAGCCCAGGGCATGGAGAAGTAGACCAGTGAACAGGGCACCCTTTCCTCACTGGTGAATCCAGTTTACCCTTCAAGACCATAACCACGTCAGGCTGAGTCGCGGCCTCGGGTCGCAGCTTCCTCTGTCCCTGCACTTAAAACACTGTGTGGCTGCTGTTGGTTTACTTCTTAGTAGAAAATGAGTTCCTTAAAGACAGTGACTATGTTTCAGTCCAGGATTTGACACATAGTGGAACatttaaaagaggaaatttttgtgaaaataaagcaTTCTAGCAGTTAATATCTGGCAAAACAGACTAGATGATATATGTTTGCATTTTAAGACTTGCCAGTGTCGAACAACTTTGGGGCAGACTCTAAAGTATCAACAtcgaaatttctttaaaattagcaTTCTGAGAAGAAATCACTAAGTAGCTGTGTActatcattaaatatttgtgtagtatctttgtctttttgttaggTTATAAGTTTTTTCATACGGGAGGCAAGTCACATTTTTATGGCATGTTTGTCAGAAAAAGCATACCCAGCCATTCACTGGCCCACTGGGATTTGGGATAACatttctcctttaggatgtacaaTGAGGAGAGATGGCAGCCAGTGTCCTGGGAGTTGCTCTGGACAACATGGAATATAAATGTTTCCATTAAATGGGAGATGAGATATATGTAACATAAGCTCATCTTCGGGTGAGCATGTCTTGTCGATGCCCTAATTCTTAATTGGTGGATTTTCATGtgcattttctttattgtgtttTAGAGTCAGCTGCCTGTGTATGCCCCAAACCTGACCACGTCTTCCTATCTCCGGCTTGATATCTCACCATGCATCGGAGATCAAGAGGAGTTAACATCGGGCTGCTTCTGCTCCTTTCTCAAATCTTCCAGGTCGGGATCAACAACGTTCCACCTGTCACGCTGGCAACGTTGGCTCTCAACATCTGGTTCTTCTTGAATCCCCTGAAGCCGCTGCTTAGCTCCTGCCTCAGCGTGGAGAAGTGTTACCAGCAGAAGGACTGGCAACGCCTGCTGCTTTCCCCTATTCACCACGCGGATGACTGGCACTTGTATTTCAATATGGCATCCATGCTGTGGAAAGGAATTCATCTGGAGAGAAGACTGGGGAGTAGATGGTTTGCCTACATCATCGTCACGTTCTCCCTCCTCACTGGGGTTGTGTACCTGTTCTTGGAATTTGCTCTGGCAGAATTTCTAAATGAGCCTGACTTCAAAAGGAATTGTGCTATCGGTTTCTCAGGTAAAGCAGACACATTTCTAAAGGTCGCCTGCCTGAAGACAGTAAGGGAGGTGCAGCTGTTCTTGTTTTATGAAGCGGGGGTCCCAGCTGGTGAGGGAACTGACATCTGAGTGGCTAAGGACTGCGGGGGCTTGGATTTTGGAGAAGAGGCTGATTGGAGCACAGGAGAGTCATCGATTTTGCTATTTCCCATTACACTGCATTATTCATTCTTCGACAGTTTAGACTATGGTCTGCCCACAGGTGATTTTGCAGGAAATAGAATTTTGGAAATAGGCCCTGGCTCCTTGTGATGGGGCCAGAGAGAGAGATGCACTGGTGTATTTGTGATAGGGAGTTCTCTAAAAAGATCAGCAGCCTCTCAATAACACCGTTAAAATAAAGGTACCACACCCTATGATGGCACCTCCTTACCATGATATTCTCTATacatgtgtgtgcgctcagtcaagtctgactctttgagaccccatggactgtagcccaccagcctcctctgtctgtgggatttcccaggcaagaatagtggagcaggttgccatttctatcTCCCAAGGAATCCTtccgacgcagggattgaacctgagtctcttgcacctcctgctttggcagctgGATCCTTTACCGCTGCGCCACTTGGGGAGTGGTAAATTGAGCTCTGTGCACAATTTATGCTATTTAATTAATGTAACAGGTCCATAGGGAGGGGGC comes from the Budorcas taxicolor isolate Tak-1 unplaced genomic scaffold, Takin1.1 scaffold761, whole genome shotgun sequence genome and includes:
- the LOC128071464 gene encoding rhomboid-related protein 4-like; its protein translation is MHRRSRGVNIGLLLLLSQIFQVGINNVPPVTLATLALNIWFFLNPLKPLLSSCLSVEKCYQQKDWQRLLLSPIHHADDWHLYFNMASMLWKGIHLERRLGSRWFAYIIVTFSLLTGVVYLFLEFALAEFLNEPDFKRNCAIGFSGVLFALKVLNNHCCPGGFVNVLGFPVSNRFACWVELLAIHFISPGSSFSGHLSFLLKGLIISSVPQELRCRELPSYFEFSPCLHFVI